The proteins below are encoded in one region of Methanomassiliicoccus luminyensis B10:
- a CDS encoding DUF3096 domain-containing protein, giving the protein MVGINMEFHPILAVIAIIFGILVIAFSNLLSWIVGIFLVLLGLWFLVGWWTGRGRRRDTGERHEHAHPPERK; this is encoded by the coding sequence ATGGTAGGGATAAATATGGAGTTCCATCCGATATTGGCGGTGATCGCTATAATCTTCGGGATACTGGTTATAGCGTTCTCGAACCTCCTGAGCTGGATCGTAGGGATATTCTTAGTCCTGCTGGGACTATGGTTCCTTGTCGGCTGGTGGACCGGCCGGGGAAGGAGAAGGGACACCGGAGAGCGCCACGAGCACGCTCATCCCCCTGAAAGAAAGTAA
- a CDS encoding DEAD/DEAH box helicase, producing MNIDERVLKAIDSLGWAEPTPVQVSTIPLLLEGKDVIAQAQTGTGKTAAFGIPIIQSIEPGKRPHALILCPTRELAVQVSEELKRLSTFTDIRVLAVYGGAAIEPQVEALHKGVDIVAGTPGRVIDHIQRGNLDLRGVRFMVLDEADRMLDMGFIEDIQYIISKVPKDRQTMLFSATLPGEIRNLGEQHMMDPQVVSVSEDELVLPNTKQMYFAVGRKNKIWALCRVLDKERPKAIVFAQTKFMVDIIEKRLASYGYPAAAIHGDLTQARREKVLSDFRSGKIKVLIATDVAARGLDIEGVTHVINYDIPESPEVYVHRIGRTGRAGKEGKAITFVSQDEMHLLDAIEKFTEVKLKQVEVPEHKGKELVREVLDFDEMADIFGMVRLEISVGRADGTNKVEISDFVAHTARINDMAIGQIEIDDRRSTVEVHKDVAMKVLRALRQTSYKGKKLSVQPLPRAAR from the coding sequence TTGAACATCGACGAGAGAGTGCTGAAGGCGATAGATTCGCTCGGCTGGGCCGAACCGACCCCCGTTCAGGTGAGCACCATACCCCTCCTCTTGGAGGGCAAGGACGTCATCGCCCAGGCCCAAACAGGCACGGGCAAGACCGCCGCCTTCGGCATCCCCATCATCCAGAGCATCGAGCCAGGTAAACGGCCCCATGCGCTCATATTGTGCCCGACCCGGGAGCTGGCGGTGCAGGTCTCCGAAGAGCTGAAGAGGCTCAGCACCTTCACCGACATCAGGGTCTTGGCCGTGTACGGCGGGGCTGCCATAGAGCCGCAGGTGGAGGCGCTGCATAAGGGCGTGGACATCGTCGCTGGCACTCCCGGTAGAGTGATCGATCACATCCAGAGGGGGAACCTGGACCTCAGGGGGGTCCGCTTTATGGTCCTCGACGAGGCCGACAGGATGCTGGACATGGGGTTCATCGAGGACATCCAGTACATCATCTCCAAGGTTCCCAAGGACCGTCAGACCATGCTGTTCTCCGCCACCCTGCCCGGGGAGATAAGGAACCTGGGGGAGCAGCACATGATGGACCCCCAAGTGGTGTCGGTGTCCGAGGATGAGCTGGTGCTCCCGAACACCAAGCAGATGTACTTCGCGGTAGGCCGGAAGAACAAGATCTGGGCGCTGTGCAGGGTCCTGGACAAGGAGAGGCCCAAAGCTATCGTGTTCGCTCAGACCAAGTTCATGGTGGACATCATCGAAAAGCGCTTGGCGTCCTATGGATACCCTGCCGCGGCTATCCACGGTGATCTCACCCAGGCAAGGAGGGAGAAGGTGCTCTCCGACTTCCGCTCCGGAAAGATTAAGGTTCTCATCGCCACCGATGTCGCCGCCAGGGGCCTGGACATCGAAGGGGTCACCCACGTCATCAACTACGACATCCCGGAGTCCCCCGAGGTGTACGTTCATAGGATCGGCAGGACCGGGAGGGCCGGGAAGGAGGGAAAGGCCATCACCTTCGTCTCCCAGGACGAGATGCACCTCCTGGACGCCATCGAGAAGTTCACCGAGGTGAAGCTGAAGCAGGTCGAGGTGCCTGAGCACAAGGGCAAGGAGCTGGTGCGCGAGGTGCTGGACTTCGACGAGATGGCCGACATCTTCGGCATGGTGCGCCTGGAAATATCGGTGGGCAGGGCCGACGGGACCAACAAGGTAGAGATCTCCGACTTCGTCGCCCACACCGCCCGCATCAACGACATGGCCATTGGCCAGATCGAGATCGATGACCGCAGGTCCACTGTTGAGGTGCACAAGGATGTGGCGATGAAGGTACTGCGCGCGCTTCGACAGACCAGCTACAAGGGCAAAAAGCTGAGCGTACAGCCCCTGCCTCGAGCAGCTCGCTGA
- a CDS encoding DUF1638 domain-containing protein, translating into MIRTRIGIIACEILKKEIERLTADDPDIVHREYLEFALHVYPEDMRKTIIEKVDALEGQVDAVFIGYATCRSLSDLPASVKVPSVMLEGDDCVAVMISPEEYAKEKAACTGTWFSSPGWAEKGVDGIIKELRLDTMQDEGYDPMYFMDIIFDGYSRCLYVDTGVSGTKEFEAMSQDFADKLRLRHDCRAGDLSRLSASIQRTKRLAAGAAGKA; encoded by the coding sequence GTGATCAGGACGAGGATAGGTATCATCGCCTGCGAGATACTCAAGAAGGAGATAGAGAGGCTGACCGCGGACGATCCGGACATCGTGCACCGGGAGTACTTGGAGTTCGCCCTTCACGTGTACCCGGAGGACATGAGGAAGACCATAATCGAGAAGGTGGACGCCCTGGAGGGGCAGGTCGATGCGGTGTTCATCGGGTACGCCACCTGCCGGTCGCTGAGCGATCTTCCCGCGTCGGTCAAGGTCCCCTCGGTGATGCTGGAGGGGGACGACTGCGTGGCGGTGATGATAAGCCCGGAGGAATATGCCAAGGAGAAGGCCGCCTGCACCGGCACATGGTTCTCCTCCCCGGGGTGGGCGGAGAAGGGTGTGGACGGCATTATCAAGGAACTGCGCCTGGACACCATGCAGGACGAGGGCTATGATCCCATGTACTTCATGGACATAATCTTCGATGGATATTCCCGCTGCCTCTACGTCGACACCGGGGTGAGCGGGACCAAGGAGTTCGAGGCCATGTCCCAGGACTTCGCCGACAAGCTCAGGCTGCGCCATGACTGCCGGGCCGGGGACCTGTCCCGCCTGTCCGCGTCGATACAGCGCACCAAGCGGCTCGCCGCCGGGGCCGCCGGGAAGGCCTAG
- a CDS encoding ferritin-like domain-containing protein, producing the protein MAKPVKEGAASEKMKKMLNEAIAMELQVSIQYMWQHVQWKGAKAYAGNDMFKKIAIAEMKHAEAIAERLYYLGGIPTTKPATVSVGGEDVWDQLRMDVKAEESTIAHYNEIIKLAAKEDDVTTRVLFEHILEEEEEHHDWFTSFLDDPEGGKR; encoded by the coding sequence TTGGCAAAACCGGTAAAGGAAGGCGCGGCCTCTGAGAAGATGAAGAAGATGCTCAACGAGGCCATAGCAATGGAGCTTCAGGTAAGCATCCAGTATATGTGGCAGCATGTCCAGTGGAAGGGAGCGAAGGCCTACGCGGGCAACGACATGTTCAAGAAGATAGCCATCGCCGAGATGAAGCACGCCGAGGCGATCGCCGAGAGGTTGTACTACCTCGGGGGGATCCCGACCACCAAGCCCGCCACGGTCAGCGTAGGAGGCGAGGATGTCTGGGACCAGCTCAGGATGGACGTGAAGGCCGAGGAGAGCACCATCGCCCACTACAACGAGATCATCAAGCTGGCCGCCAAGGAGGACGACGTCACCACCAGGGTGCTGTTCGAACACATCCTGGAAGAAGAGGAGGAGCACCACGACTGGTTCACCTCCTTCCTGGACGACCCCGAAGGGGGAAAGCGCTGA
- a CDS encoding CorA family divalent cation transporter: MDQAISGAANGVSGAEPKAPEGNGNGYAKMRAVGVTLPPGGRPIRLSGEAPVDFLGQVRDNSLTWLNFTVSDVERDGTLVAKAFGFSENLVPALLKGYLANFEDRDVELGMLLPAVRIKKVEFESFPLIILVKKSFILTIHQEDVFRLVNFSRYSEVFVKKLPESMSSEDKLTLMLARIIDENNNRNFEQLREIEDQADWLSEALVDANAERARLGQDIYEMKHTLIVYLNTLWRTLDTLNNLRYGDADLISDNNKVLAKVNLLVENVTQQISLSEHMSEVLASGLEVLQSIYNNQLQVLNNRMALAMTWLTILGTAVLVPNTLATVGGMMSLEGSGLTWFLGLIGLATVASTIIAWWWVTKRVKLPVQADKWVPPGSPSKRKGKGA, from the coding sequence ATGGACCAGGCGATCAGCGGCGCGGCGAACGGGGTGAGCGGGGCGGAGCCCAAGGCTCCGGAAGGCAACGGCAACGGGTACGCCAAGATGCGCGCGGTCGGCGTGACCCTTCCCCCCGGCGGCAGGCCCATCCGCCTGTCCGGCGAGGCCCCCGTCGATTTCCTGGGCCAGGTCCGCGACAACAGCCTCACCTGGCTGAACTTCACCGTGAGCGACGTGGAGCGGGACGGAACCTTGGTGGCCAAAGCCTTCGGCTTCAGCGAGAACCTCGTGCCCGCTCTGCTGAAGGGATACCTGGCGAACTTCGAGGACCGGGACGTGGAACTGGGCATGCTGCTGCCGGCAGTGAGGATAAAGAAGGTCGAGTTCGAGTCGTTCCCGCTCATCATCCTGGTGAAGAAGAGCTTCATCCTCACCATCCACCAGGAGGATGTGTTCAGGCTGGTGAACTTCTCCCGCTACTCCGAGGTGTTCGTGAAGAAGCTGCCGGAGAGCATGTCTTCCGAGGACAAGCTCACCCTGATGCTGGCCCGCATCATCGACGAGAACAACAACCGCAACTTCGAGCAGCTCAGGGAGATCGAGGACCAGGCCGACTGGCTCTCCGAAGCGCTGGTCGACGCCAATGCCGAGCGGGCCCGGCTGGGCCAGGACATCTACGAGATGAAGCACACCCTCATCGTGTACCTCAACACGCTGTGGAGGACCCTGGACACCCTCAACAACCTCCGCTACGGCGACGCCGACCTCATCTCCGACAACAACAAGGTGCTGGCTAAGGTCAACTTGCTGGTAGAGAACGTGACCCAGCAGATATCGCTTAGCGAGCACATGTCCGAAGTGCTGGCGTCGGGCCTGGAGGTGCTGCAGTCCATCTACAACAACCAGCTTCAGGTGCTCAACAACCGCATGGCGCTGGCCATGACCTGGCTGACCATTCTGGGCACCGCCGTGCTGGTGCCTAACACCCTCGCCACGGTGGGAGGGATGATGTCGCTGGAGGGCAGCGGCCTGACGTGGTTCCTCGGCCTGATCGGGCTGGCTACCGTCGCGTCCACCATCATAGCGTGGTGGTGGGTGACCAAGAGGGTCAAGCTGCCGGTCCAGGCGGACAAGTGGGTCCCTCCCGGGTCCCCCTCCAAGAGGAAGGGAAAGGGGGCCTGA
- the hypD gene encoding hydrogenase formation protein HypD, with the protein MFRFRDEKAAQKIIESIRREEVNLRFMHVCGTHQDTLVRFGLEAMLKDVGVEIRQGPGCPVCVTTTNEVADAIALADAGVTIAVFGDMLKVPTPLGSLGDAKARGRDVRIVYSVEDAVRMAPEVKSMVFMGIGFETTSPTTAAVMVEPLPKNFSVYSCHRLLPPALHAIINMGEFRIDGLIEPGHVSAIIGTAPYDVFSEKYHIPQVIAGFEPLDLLMSAHHLVKQVKEGRAEVENEYSRLVRKDGNPIAVKLLERVFKPVDRTWRGFPTIPMSAYDLQEEFDAHNARLVHEDVLEARPPVAEEHKGCRCGEVLRGLINSDECPAFGKACNPRYPMGPCMVSREGGCNIAFRYRGKL; encoded by the coding sequence ATGTTCCGGTTCAGGGATGAGAAGGCTGCGCAGAAGATCATCGAGTCCATCCGCAGGGAGGAAGTGAACCTTCGGTTCATGCACGTGTGCGGGACCCACCAGGACACCCTGGTCCGCTTCGGTCTCGAGGCCATGCTCAAGGACGTAGGCGTGGAGATCCGCCAGGGCCCGGGCTGTCCGGTATGCGTCACCACCACCAACGAGGTCGCCGACGCCATCGCCCTCGCCGATGCCGGGGTCACCATAGCAGTGTTCGGGGACATGCTGAAGGTGCCGACCCCCCTGGGCTCGCTGGGCGACGCCAAGGCCCGCGGTAGGGACGTGCGCATCGTGTACTCGGTGGAGGACGCCGTCCGCATGGCCCCTGAGGTCAAGAGCATGGTGTTCATGGGCATCGGGTTCGAGACCACCAGCCCCACCACCGCGGCGGTGATGGTGGAGCCTCTGCCAAAGAACTTTTCCGTGTACTCATGCCACCGCCTCTTGCCGCCGGCACTGCACGCTATCATCAACATGGGGGAGTTCCGCATCGACGGGCTCATTGAGCCGGGGCACGTGAGCGCCATCATCGGCACCGCCCCGTACGACGTGTTCTCCGAGAAGTACCACATCCCCCAGGTCATCGCCGGCTTCGAGCCGCTGGACCTCCTGATGTCCGCCCACCACCTGGTGAAGCAGGTCAAGGAAGGCCGGGCCGAGGTGGAGAACGAGTACAGCCGCTTGGTGAGGAAGGACGGCAACCCCATCGCGGTGAAGCTCCTGGAGCGGGTCTTCAAGCCGGTGGACCGGACCTGGAGAGGGTTCCCCACCATACCCATGAGCGCCTACGACCTCCAGGAGGAGTTCGACGCCCACAATGCCCGGCTGGTGCACGAGGACGTTCTCGAGGCGAGGCCGCCCGTGGCGGAGGAGCACAAGGGATGCCGTTGTGGGGAGGTGCTGCGTGGGCTGATCAACTCGGACGAGTGCCCAGCGTTCGGCAAAGCGTGCAACCCCCGCTATCCCATGGGCCCATGCATGGTGTCTCGCGAGGGCGGATGCAACATCGCGTTCCGTTACCGCGGGAAGCTATAA
- the hypA gene encoding hydrogenase maturation nickel metallochaperone HypA, with the protein MHEVSVMSSIIESVLEELKKYNVEKVEEVHLTIGEMTFLGEDQLSFAFEILSKGTLLEGSQLIIGHEDAEVKCRSCQYQGAPDRLDDEIYHSSMPTLNCPKCGRGVELTKGKSCLVRSVKVVEADVPVQG; encoded by the coding sequence ATGCACGAGGTATCGGTCATGTCCAGCATCATCGAGTCGGTGCTGGAGGAGCTGAAGAAGTACAACGTGGAGAAGGTGGAGGAGGTCCACCTCACCATCGGGGAGATGACCTTCCTGGGGGAGGACCAGCTCAGCTTCGCTTTTGAGATCCTCAGCAAGGGAACGCTACTGGAAGGCTCCCAGCTGATCATCGGCCACGAGGACGCGGAGGTGAAGTGCCGCTCCTGCCAGTATCAGGGAGCGCCCGACCGCCTCGATGATGAGATATACCATTCCAGCATGCCTACGCTGAACTGCCCGAAGTGCGGCAGAGGCGTGGAGCTGACCAAGGGCAAGAGCTGCCTGGTCCGTTCGGTGAAGGTGGTGGAAGCAGATGTTCCGGTTCAGGGATGA
- a CDS encoding endonuclease III domain-containing protein, translating into MKGKPVSEILDRLEHRSDERAFPGTALGREPSWERTPFTTLISTVLSQRNRDECTYAASERLFSRYPSPALLMRAPLDEVDALIRSVNFHTSKAKAIREIARIVQDQFGGEVPRDAESLMSLPMVGRKTATCVQGYAFHMDVICVDTHVHRISNRIGLVRSKTPDETEGQLMETVPRDRWSEINEVFVRFGQEVCTPLRPKHEQCPIREFCDTYQRDAGKR; encoded by the coding sequence ATGAAAGGAAAACCCGTGTCGGAGATACTGGACAGGCTAGAGCATAGGTCGGACGAGCGTGCTTTCCCGGGGACGGCCCTGGGCCGGGAGCCCTCCTGGGAGAGGACGCCCTTCACCACTCTGATATCCACGGTGCTCTCGCAACGCAACCGTGACGAGTGCACCTACGCCGCCTCGGAGAGGCTGTTCTCCAGGTACCCTAGCCCGGCCCTGCTGATGCGCGCGCCCCTGGACGAGGTGGACGCCCTAATAAGATCGGTAAACTTCCACACCTCCAAGGCCAAGGCGATAAGGGAGATCGCCCGCATCGTGCAGGACCAGTTCGGAGGGGAGGTGCCGAGGGACGCGGAGTCCCTGATGTCCCTCCCCATGGTCGGACGGAAAACGGCCACCTGCGTGCAGGGGTACGCCTTCCACATGGACGTGATATGCGTAGACACCCACGTGCACCGCATATCCAACCGCATCGGGCTCGTGAGATCGAAGACCCCAGATGAGACGGAGGGGCAGCTGATGGAAACGGTGCCCCGGGACCGGTGGTCGGAGATCAACGAGGTGTTCGTGCGGTTCGGCCAGGAGGTCTGCACTCCCCTTCGTCCCAAGCATGAGCAGTGCCCCATCAGGGAGTTCTGCGACACGTACCAGAGGGACGCGGGAAAGAGGTAG
- a CDS encoding bifunctional folylpolyglutamate synthase/dihydrofolate synthase: MDYHETLTWLFDQETMGIKFGLENVTELLHRMGDPHKSFRSVHVAGTNGKGSVSAMTASVLGKAGYRTGLYTSPHLVDFRERMKVGGKDIGQKEMLRLAEEVRGHAEEMRSGSEKKRLTFFELTTAMAFAHFAREGAEMAVVEVGMGGRLDATNVIEPECCAITAISLEHTQYLGPTIRDIAGEKAGIIKPGVPVVTIDQSPEALEVFASIARQKTAPLKIVGADHGYELISSTLSGTGVYVEELGMNIEVPLVGSYQGANCALACGVLAELMGRGIYIPDEAIDQGMRYVKWPGRLDVVSWDPRLILDVTHTPAGAEAVSAEVERLVGSDVVLVLGVLADKDVRSIAASFGRIARRAIATAPRTKRAAAASATKEALRPHCPVEMVDDVGEAVEKALGAAGKEDTVLVTGSLYTVGEAMRWLNERKTRVGDTGQARA; this comes from the coding sequence GTGGACTACCATGAGACGCTGACCTGGCTGTTCGACCAGGAGACCATGGGCATCAAGTTCGGGCTGGAGAACGTCACCGAGCTGCTGCACAGGATGGGTGATCCGCACAAGAGCTTCCGCTCCGTGCACGTGGCCGGGACCAACGGCAAGGGGTCGGTGAGCGCAATGACCGCCTCGGTGCTGGGCAAGGCGGGGTATAGGACCGGCCTATACACCTCCCCCCACCTGGTGGACTTCCGCGAGAGGATGAAGGTAGGCGGGAAAGATATCGGCCAGAAAGAGATGCTGCGTCTGGCCGAGGAGGTCCGGGGCCACGCCGAGGAGATGCGCTCCGGGTCCGAGAAGAAGAGGCTCACCTTCTTCGAGCTCACCACGGCGATGGCCTTCGCCCATTTCGCCCGGGAGGGGGCAGAGATGGCGGTGGTGGAGGTGGGCATGGGGGGAAGGCTGGACGCCACCAACGTCATCGAGCCGGAATGCTGTGCCATCACCGCCATCAGCCTGGAGCACACCCAGTACCTCGGGCCTACCATCAGGGACATTGCCGGGGAGAAGGCCGGGATAATCAAGCCGGGCGTGCCGGTGGTGACGATCGACCAGTCCCCCGAGGCCCTGGAGGTGTTCGCCTCCATCGCTCGCCAGAAGACGGCCCCCCTCAAGATCGTGGGGGCCGACCATGGATACGAACTGATATCCTCGACCCTCAGCGGGACCGGCGTGTACGTCGAGGAGCTGGGGATGAACATAGAGGTGCCTCTGGTGGGGTCTTACCAGGGGGCCAACTGTGCATTGGCGTGCGGCGTGCTGGCGGAACTGATGGGGCGGGGCATCTACATACCTGATGAGGCTATCGACCAGGGGATGAGATACGTGAAATGGCCGGGCCGGCTGGACGTGGTGTCATGGGACCCCCGTCTCATCCTCGACGTCACCCATACCCCCGCCGGGGCGGAGGCCGTGTCCGCCGAGGTGGAGCGATTGGTGGGCAGCGATGTCGTCCTGGTACTGGGAGTGCTGGCCGACAAGGATGTCCGCTCCATCGCCGCATCCTTCGGCCGCATCGCCCGGCGTGCTATCGCCACCGCTCCCCGTACCAAGAGGGCCGCTGCCGCCTCGGCAACGAAGGAGGCGCTGCGACCTCACTGCCCCGTGGAGATGGTCGACGACGTGGGGGAGGCGGTGGAGAAGGCGCTCGGCGCGGCGGGAAAGGAGGACACCGTCCTGGTGACCGGCTCGCTGTACACCGTGGGCGAGGCCATGAGGTGGCTGAATGAAAGGAAAACCCGTGTCGGAGATACTGGACAGGCTAGAGCATAG
- a CDS encoding asparagine synthase C-terminal domain-containing protein, with product MNYGEAILGALDGAVAKTMSDKPVAIMFSGGLDSGVLAALAKRYGSPTLYTVGIDGSHDLRAGEEGASALDLPWTPYVLTEDEVLAACREALSIVPMDHPVVLSFELPLQIIASRCRERDLMSGQGADEIYGGYRRYLDMPSEELGMSLRADLEHVLRDGAPMDHRIAGHYGKEIHHPFLDPGVRNVSGAIPAGEMIRDGVRKAPLRDAAMLLGIESIASREKKAAQYGSGFMKAMKAEARRRRVSLKDLMAELGGAEQHS from the coding sequence ATGAACTACGGCGAGGCGATACTGGGCGCCTTGGACGGCGCGGTGGCGAAAACGATGTCCGACAAGCCCGTGGCGATCATGTTCTCGGGAGGCCTAGACAGCGGGGTCCTGGCCGCCTTGGCCAAGAGGTACGGGTCACCCACGCTGTATACTGTTGGCATAGATGGATCCCATGACCTCCGCGCGGGCGAAGAGGGGGCGTCCGCCCTGGACCTCCCCTGGACGCCGTACGTTCTCACGGAGGACGAGGTACTGGCGGCGTGCCGGGAGGCCCTGTCCATCGTCCCCATGGACCATCCCGTGGTGCTCTCCTTCGAGCTGCCCCTTCAGATTATCGCCTCGCGATGCCGGGAGAGGGACCTCATGAGCGGGCAGGGGGCTGATGAAATATACGGCGGATATCGCCGCTACCTCGACATGCCCTCGGAGGAACTGGGAATGAGCCTAAGGGCGGACCTGGAGCACGTGCTCAGGGACGGAGCTCCCATGGACCATCGCATCGCCGGCCACTATGGAAAAGAGATCCACCACCCCTTCCTGGACCCTGGGGTGCGGAATGTGTCCGGGGCCATTCCCGCGGGGGAGATGATCAGGGACGGAGTGAGGAAGGCACCCCTGCGGGACGCGGCCATGCTCCTCGGCATCGAAAGCATTGCCTCCCGGGAGAAGAAGGCCGCCCAGTACGGTTCTGGGTTCATGAAGGCAATGAAGGCGGAGGCACGCCGTCGCCGCGTTAGCCTCAAGGATCTCATGGCCGAGCTCGGCGGGGCGGAGCAACATAGTTAA
- the nikR gene encoding nickel-responsive transcriptional regulator NikR codes for MDKVTRIGVSLEPELLEEFDVLVNGRGYDTRSEAIRDLIRSALVEDRWTDADADVVGTITLVYEHHKGGVQERLMEIQHFHHANISSTTHIHLNLEQCLEVMVIWGRVKDVKHLADELISVKGVLFGKLTMTSGSMDSGRPHQHSNQHPHKH; via the coding sequence ATGGACAAGGTCACCCGCATCGGTGTATCCCTCGAACCCGAGCTGCTTGAGGAGTTCGATGTTCTGGTCAATGGAAGGGGCTACGACACCAGGTCGGAAGCGATTAGGGATCTCATACGCAGTGCGCTGGTGGAAGACCGATGGACCGATGCCGATGCCGACGTGGTGGGCACCATCACCCTGGTATACGAGCATCACAAGGGAGGGGTGCAAGAGCGGCTCATGGAGATCCAGCACTTCCACCACGCCAACATATCCTCCACCACCCATATACATCTGAACCTCGAGCAATGCCTGGAGGTCATGGTGATCTGGGGGAGGGTCAAGGACGTCAAGCACCTCGCCGACGAGCTGATCTCCGTAAAGGGGGTCCTCTTCGGGAAGCTGACCATGACCTCCGGCTCCATGGACAGCGGGCGGCCGCACCAGCACTCCAATCAGCATCCTCACAAGCACTGA